TTATCGCTACAAAACAAAAAAGGGAGCGCTTCGCAGCGGCCCCTTTTACCCAAACCTAAAATCTCAAAAACCTAAAACTTAACCTATGAAAAATCCTAAAAGTATTATCGTGAATATTTTCTCTTGATCACCTTACAAAGATAGCTTACCAATCAGCTAACACGTTTTAACCACAGCTAAGCGTAGCTATATGTTACTCTCGCTATAAAACAAAAAAGGGGGCGCTTCGCAGCGGCCCCTTGTAAACTCAAAACAACCTAAACTTAACCTATGAAAAGAATATAATACCTATGAAAATTTCTATCTTCTTACGTTACAAAGGTAGCACGCAAATCAGCTAACGCGTTTTAACCACAGCTAAGCGTAGCTATATGTTACTCTCGCTATAAAACAAAAAAAGGGAGCGCTTCACAGCGGCCCCTTGTAAACTCAAAACAACCTAAACTTAACCTATGAAAAGAATATAATACCTATGAAAATTTCTATCTTCTTACGTTACAAAAATAGTGCACCAATCAGCTAACGCGTTTTAACCACAGCTAAGCATAGCTATAACTTTAAAAAAACAACAAATTCAAACAAAAAGAGGGCGCTTCACAGCGTCCCCTTTTACTAACCCAAAACCTAAAATCTCAAAACAACCTAAAACTTAACCTATGAAAGATGAAATATTCTGTGTTTTCAAAAACTTCTAAATCGCCACCTCTTCAAAAATACATGCTCAAACATATAATTCGGTTTAACGAGGCTTAATCTGATTTAAAACACTTGTTTTCAACCGCATTTATATTGTAAACATCAAATCGAACCATTTTGATTCGTTTGATTGATCAAAAGTGACCAAACATTGACTAACGAATACTTTTGATAATGAAACAGCTGTCGCAGGTTGCATGGTATTGCATACCTACAACGTATTCTAAATAATTACGTACATCTCATTCAGATCAGTCAGAAACTCACCTAAAAATGGACAAAAAACAAGCAAGATGAACCCCTGGAGTAATTGTCTGTTTACCTATAAGAAATTAAACCAATAGCATGAAAACTATCCGATTCAAAACAAATATCAAGTGTAATGGTTGCCTTGCAGCGGTGACCCCCTTTTTAGATCAGGAAGGACAAATAAAAAGTTGGAAGGTAGACCTGATACATCCTGACAAAATACTAGAGGTTATTGCAGATGAAACACTTTCTCCTGAAAGGGTTATTGCATTGGTATCGCTAGGAGGTTACAACGCTGAGCAAATATTTCACTTGCAGTGAGATTTAAGAAGCATCTCCTTATGGTGCATAAGCATGGAGCTTACTCAAAAAGCCCCTCGTCACGCAACAGCAGCAAAATGGCGTTTTGAGGAACTATTAGGTACTTTTCACTCTTAAACTCCACCTCGTAGGTATTTTCCTGTATAAAAACGGCTAAATCGCCAGGCTTTGCTTGCAGCGGAAAGTAAGAGGCACCATCGTGCTTTTTCCAAGATTCATCGGCCTCATTCAGCGTTGGTATGGGGTAACCTGGTCCAACTTTAACCACATAACCGCTCTGAACCTTCTGCTTCTCCTCGACTCCTGGGGGTAAAAACAAACCACTCCTAGTTCTATCCTGAGGGGTCTTAGGCTTCACCAACACTCTATCGCCAACAACGATAAGCTTATCTAAATCCGAAACGTCTACCATCGAGAAAATTTTGACATCTTAGTAGAAACTTTCATACTTCGTTTCCGCCCAGCAACTCCAAAAATCAGATTTTAAGACCAACAACCAGCACGTCGTCCACCTGAATTTGGTCGTTCATCCACCGTTCTAAAGAATCACCAAGCAACTGTCCCTGATCAGCTATTGGCCTGTCGTAAAACGAAAGCAACATTTGCTTAAATCTAGTTGGGCAAAGCTTTTTTCCAGCCGAACCACCAAACTGGTCGGGAAATCCATCGGAGAAGAAGTATAGCAAGTCACCCTCCATCAACTCCACAACATTATTGGTAAAAGGCCTCATTATTTGATAGTTGCCAATTGGCATTCTATCGGGCCAAAACTCCATTAGATGAGGAATACCGGTATCATCCTTGCGAATGAGGTAGAACGCCTGGTTTGCGGCGGCATACTGCATGGTTTTCATATCATCATCAAAGACAGCCAGAACCATATCCATTCCATCAGAAGGATCGGTCATATCTCCAGATGGTTGCAGCGATGAAATTAGGTAGTCGCGCAACTCATCGAGCACCTCGCTGGCAGTTTTAACCTCCTCACGCTTCACTATTTCATTCAGCAGCGCAATTCCGAGCATGCTCATAAAACCACCAGGCACACCATGCCCGGTACAATCTGCAACGGCAAGTATTCTAAACTTTCCAACACGTGCCACCCAGTAAAAATCGCCCCCAACAATGCTCTTAGGATGATTGAATATAAATGAGTTGGGGAAAAGTTGGTTCACGGTTTCCAAGGAGGGCAATGCAGCGGATTGTATTCGCTTAGCGTACAGGATAGAGTCTGTTATCTCCTTCTTTTGCAAGGTAAGCACATCCCGCTGAATTTGCAGCTCATCACGATGGCTAGTCGTTTCCTCATGCTTCTGCTGGAGTTCCCAAGCAAGGTTGGCTAGTGAATTCCTCTGACTCTCTATTTCATCACGTTGTGCAGCTATCTCCTCGCTCTGCTTCTCAATTTCCGAATACTGATAATGGAGTAGCTGAGAAGCTTTCATTTTTTTTCTATAAAAGAAAATAATGAAAGTAATGGAGAGTATTAGTACCAAAATGAATAAAACCAGCAAGTTTCGAACAAAAATTTGACTTTGGCTATGCTCCCTGTTCACCGCTGAAACCTTCTCCTGTTCCGTTTTAGCTTCGTACTGCCGCATCTCCATTTTCCAAATCATTTCCGATTCGGCCATCTTTTGATTGTTCTCCTGGCTAAATATGCTATCGTGTAAAGCGTTAGATTTCTTGTAGAAGCCTATCGATTGCTTCAGATTGCCCAACTTTTCAAACGACTCAGCAAGGGTTGTGGAGGCCCGTTCCTCCTGCCTCAAAGCACCAAGGCTATCACTCAACCTTACCGATCTCTCGCCCCACTCCACAGCCTTATCTAAATCTCCCTTATCATAGAAGAGTTGGGCCATGCTCTGATAAATTGACGCCATGCTGCTCTTGTCCTTCAACCGCTCCTTTATTTGCAGAGCCATCTGCAAATGCTTAAAGGCTTTTCCATACTCTTTAAACTTTCCATAGAGCATGCCGATGTTGTTGTAGAGCATGGAGGTTCCCCGCTGATCCTTCACGGTGAGGAAGTAATTCAGTGCATCAAAATAATGGGCAAGCGCATTTTCATACATCGCCTTGCTTAAGTAGAAGTTACCTAAACTGTTGTTGATATAGGCAATGTAGAGGTTGTTTTTCAATGCATGGGCATATTCGCTTGCTTCACTATAGTATTCTAGGGCCTGCTTAGCTTCACCTTTCTGGTTAACCACTAGCCCTAAATTGTATATGGCTGCCAACATGGAAAGGGTATCCTTCAGGTTATGGGCAATTTTATAGCTGCGCATAAGATGCTCGTATGCCTTAGGATAGTTAGCCTTGTCATAGTAGATTCGACCAATATTGCTCAGCGAATTTGAAATTCCCAGCGAATCACCCATCTCCTCTCGTAGCTGCAACGATTCAAACCCATGCTGCAAGGCGGTATTAAAGTTGCCAAGATTAGAGGATGCAACAGACATGTAGTGCAACACTTCAGAAACCTGCCTCGTATCATTGAACTTTTTTGCCACGGTCAAGACGCTATCGGCTAATACGAGCGACTCCTGCTGCAAACCAATGTGCTGAAGGGAATCTATAACCGTTAAGGACCGCTCAACAAATAGGGAGTCAAGCTTAGAACCACCTCTACCATTAATTAGATGGGCAGGTTGGCATACAGCTATGCCGTAGCAAAATAAAAAAAAGGCTACGAGAACGCTTCGTATGGTAGTGAATCTCAGCATAACTTGCGGCGGCAAATGTGTTTGCAATTTACGAAAAGATTTACCCAAACCTTCAACAAAACAGGTGATATTGAACAACAAATAAGCGATTTATTAAAATCTTGCTGAACTGTCAACCCTAAACCATCCATGATAATTATACAACTGGCTAATTTATTGTAGTGTGGGGCAGTTTTCGACACCTCAATAAAAAAACGGTTGCAAAAATATGCATTTTTCGTTACCTTTGAAATGTTGGCGAGGGATGACCAAAAATTCAACTTTGCAAACACCAACCTCACCTTAATACTCACTCCCTTTTAGGATAAAATGTCCAAATACTGAGGCTTCTCGATAAGAGAAAGACCTTAATTACAAAAGGGTTACCGGCCACAAATTAAAAAGCATAAGGCCGTATGATTTGCATACCAGCTGTTGGAATAAATTCAAATGGAACAATTAACCTAGCTATGCCACTGTATCAACCAGAAATGATTGCCCTTTCAGGAAAGGCTCATCGTCTGCTAAAGCAGCTTGTTATGGAGAATCCTCGCGTCAAGGATATCTATTCCGCTGCAAACAATGATGATGAAGCAAAAGTCCTTTTGCAAAGTTGGGCCATGGAAATTCTGGTTGAAAACCCCATTGCACTTCAATACTACAAAAACGAAAAGACAGGTCGAAAAGCATTTGAGCAGTTGAGGTGGAAAGATTTTGCTGCCATACGCATTTTGGACTATATCGACAATGCTGGCAGAGTGTTTGAAAACCCATATCGTAAAAGCATCATTTCTATTTCAGATCCTTTTAAAATTCTTTGGTGGGCAATAAAACAAAACGGTGGAGGAGCAAAACCCCAATTTTTCCATGATTTAATTTTCCTTTTTCGCCAACTCACCCAACAACTTCCTCCAACAAAGCCTTCCACAGAGAAGGTTCTAAAGTGGATGGATCGATGGAACGATGGATTAGACGAGGAACTTATCGACATTAGACGGAAAAACAAAAGCCGCATTATTGACCTGCTCATTCAGAAGATGGATTGCGGCGAACTCACCGACACCAAATACACCTTTCCACCCGGCTGCAGCCAAGTAGAGAAAGTTGCGCTAGTAAATAGCTGGTGGGATGAACATCTCTTCCACCTACGGTTTGCCATCCGCTCACCTCAGCTGATGAATGAGATGCTGAATCATTCCCTCGACACTGACACCATGAACTTGATGGAATCTGCAGAAAAAAAGGGAATCCCTTTCTTCGTAAACCCATACTACCTGTCGCTGCTTAATGCAACACCTAACGCACACCACGCAAACAGCGACCTCGCCATACGGCACTACGTAATATACAGCAAACAGCTCATTGAGGAGTTTGGACGAATTGAGGCGTGGGAAAAGGAGGATACCGTGGAGTTGGGAAAACCCAATGCTGCCGGATGGCTGCTACCTTCAACCCACAGTATCCATAGGCGATATCCCGACGTGGCCATACTAATTCCCGAAACAATGGGTAGGGCTTGCGGTGGACTCTGCTCCTCGTGCCAACGGATGTATGATTTTCAGCGAGGAAACCTGAACTTCAACCTCGAGAAGCTCACGCCAAAGGAGAAGTGGGAGGATAAACTCATGCGCCACCTCACCTACTATGAAACCGACACCCAGCTGCGCGACATCTTAATCACCGGGGGCGATGCACTGATGAGCCGCAATGCTTCTCTAGAGCGCATTCTAGAGGCGGTATACCAAATGGCATGGCGAAAAAAAGAGGCCAACAAAGAACGACCCGATGGTGAGAAATATGCCGAGATAGTCCGTGTTAGGCTTGGAACTCGTCTACCAGCCTATCTGCCACAGCGGGTAACGCCCAGCCTTGCAACCATATTGGCTAACTTTAGAAAAAAAGCCAGCAAGATTGGTATAAAGCAGTTTGTCATACAAACGCACTATGAATCACCCCTGGAGATTACACCAGAGGCAAAGCTGGCAGTGGAGCGTCTCATTGCTGCCGGATGGATAGTTACCAACCAAGTAGTATTTACTACTGCTGTCTCCCGAAGAGGACACACTGCTAAACTTCGTAAAACATTGAATAAGCTGGGAGTACTAACCTACTACACCTTCTCTGTAAAGGGATTTCTCGAGAACACCTTCAACTATGCTACCAATGCCCGCGCCGTGCAGGAGCAAATTGAAGAAAAGATAGTTGGACGTATTCCTTTGGAATACTACACCCACATTAAGAACTTCAACGATAATCCGGAGAAAATGAAGGAGAACATTGAACTTCTCCAACAAAAGGCAAACCTCCCCTTTCTGGCTACCGACCGCAATGTGATTAACCTTCCTGGAGTTGGTAAAAGCTTAACCTTTAGAACCATTGGCATCACCAACTGGGGTAGACGAATTTTGGAGTTCAGCTACGACCCAACCCGCAGCCATAGCCCTGTGGTTAACAAAAAAGAGAAGGTAATTATTGTTGAATCGAAAACCATTAGCGACTACCTACACCAGCTAGAGGAGATGGGTGAAGAGGTAGCCGATTACTCGAGTGTTTGGGGCTACTCCATTGGTGAAACAGAACCGGTGCAGCCAATATTTGAATACCCTGCCTATCCATTCCAAACCACCACCGTTGTTTCCAATATTGTGATGGGTGACAAAAAGAGCGAGGAGTAAGGGAAAAGTGACTGGTGACTGGTGACCGGTTGACTCAACCATTGCTCCATTGTATTGTTTGAAGAGTTAGAACTTTGGTAGAAGCCAGTTCAATTTCGACCACAACCCTCAAGCTGGTTTTGCCAAGTAATAAAAATGCTGTAAATTTAACTTGTTCAACAAAAAAGTAACGCTATGAGTATGTTGAAACCGGGTGACAAAGCGCCTGAATTTTCGGGAAAAGACCAGAATGGAGCACCCATATCGCTTTTGGACTATAAGGGGAAAAAGTTAATTCTATACTTCTACCCAAAGGATAACACTCCCGGATGCACCGCCGAGGCATGCAGCCTGCGCGACGGCTACGAGGAGCTCACCAAGCTGGGCTTCGACGTGGTGGGCGTAAGTGCCGACAGCGAGAAAAGCCACCAAGAATTCATTGGCAAGTTCAACCTTCCCTTTCGTCTAATTTCTGATACCAGCCAAGAGATTATTAAGGCCTATGGAGCCTGGGGTGAAAAAAAAATGTACGGAAAATCCTATGAAGGAATATTAAGAACTACCTTTGTAGTGGGAGCAGATGGACGCATCGAAAAGGTGTTCGACAAGGTGAAAACCGCCGACCACGTAAGCCAAATATTATCGGAAATGGCCTAACCATTTCGCAGCCAATTGCCTCTGCACCCCGACGTATAAACTAATAACATTGAAGATAGATGGAACCGGAAAAACTAGAAAAACAGGAGAAGGTAGAGAAGCCAAAAAAGGAGAACGGCATAAATGCCGAAAAGCTGAAAGCGCTGCAGGCCACCCTCGACAAGATTGAGAAGGATTTTGGGAAAGGCACCATTATGCGGATGGGCGACAAGCCCTTTGCCGATGTGCCTACCATTTCGGCGGGTTCCATTGCACTGGACATTGCGCTAGGAATTGGTGGCTATCCACGTGGCCGTATTGTGGAAATTTATGGTCCTGAATCGTCGGGTAAAACTACGCTGGCCATCCACGCCATTGCCGAGGCTCAGAAGGCAGGAGGAATTGCGGCCATTATCGACGCCGAGCACGCCTTCGACCGCACCTATGCCGAGAAGCTTGGCGTTAACCTCGACAACCTCTTTATCTCTCAGCCAGACAATGGCGAGCAGGCGCTGGAGATTACCGACCACCTCATCCGTTCAGGTGCAATCGACATTATTGTGATTGACTCCGTGGCCGCACTTACCCCAAAAGCCGAAATTGAGGGCGAAATGGGTGAGTCCAAAATGGGACTACAGGCAAGGTTGATGTCGCAGGCGCTGCGTAAGCTCACCGCCAACATCAACAAGACCAACACCTGCTGCATCTTTATCAATCAGCTGCGCGAAAAGATTGGGGTAATGTTTGGCAACCCCGAAACCACCACCGGTGGTAACGCACTAAAGTTTTACGCTTCCGTGCGTGTGGATATTCGCCGTATTGGCCAGCTCAAGGACGGTGAGGACAGCACGGGTAACCGCGTAAGGGTTAAAATTATAAAGAACAAGATGGCTCCGCCGTTTAAAAAGGCAGAGTTCGATATAATGTACGGCGAGGGCATCTCCAAGATTGGTGAGATTATCGACCTCGGCGTGGAGCTCAACATTATTAAGAAGAGCGGTTCGTGGTTTAGCTACGGTGAAACTCGCCTTGGTCAGGGGCGCGATGCAGTTAAAGCCCTCCTTCAGGATAACCCCGAGCTCAGCAACGAGCTGGAGGTCAAAATACGTGAGGCACTCAAGGTGGTTGCCTAAGCAAGCAACAGAACACATTCATCACAAAAGCCAAATCCACTCGGATTTGGCTTTTACTTTTGCAGTGGTGCCAAGCAATACAATTAATCAGCTACCTTTATTAGCCTAAAACTAACAAGAATGCCCATGAAGCAGCACATTGCCCACGTTACCCTGC
This window of the Williamwhitmania sp. genome carries:
- a CDS encoding co-chaperone GroES family protein, giving the protein MVDVSDLDKLIVVGDRVLVKPKTPQDRTRSGLFLPPGVEEKQKVQSGYVVKVGPGYPIPTLNEADESWKKHDGASYFPLQAKPGDLAVFIQENTYEVEFKSEKYLIVPQNAILLLLRDEGLFE
- a CDS encoding tetratricopeptide repeat protein, which translates into the protein MLRFTTIRSVLVAFFLFCYGIAVCQPAHLINGRGGSKLDSLFVERSLTVIDSLQHIGLQQESLVLADSVLTVAKKFNDTRQVSEVLHYMSVASSNLGNFNTALQHGFESLQLREEMGDSLGISNSLSNIGRIYYDKANYPKAYEHLMRSYKIAHNLKDTLSMLAAIYNLGLVVNQKGEAKQALEYYSEASEYAHALKNNLYIAYINNSLGNFYLSKAMYENALAHYFDALNYFLTVKDQRGTSMLYNNIGMLYGKFKEYGKAFKHLQMALQIKERLKDKSSMASIYQSMAQLFYDKGDLDKAVEWGERSVRLSDSLGALRQEERASTTLAESFEKLGNLKQSIGFYKKSNALHDSIFSQENNQKMAESEMIWKMEMRQYEAKTEQEKVSAVNREHSQSQIFVRNLLVLFILVLILSITFIIFFYRKKMKASQLLHYQYSEIEKQSEEIAAQRDEIESQRNSLANLAWELQQKHEETTSHRDELQIQRDVLTLQKKEITDSILYAKRIQSAALPSLETVNQLFPNSFIFNHPKSIVGGDFYWVARVGKFRILAVADCTGHGVPGGFMSMLGIALLNEIVKREEVKTASEVLDELRDYLISSLQPSGDMTDPSDGMDMVLAVFDDDMKTMQYAAANQAFYLIRKDDTGIPHLMEFWPDRMPIGNYQIMRPFTNNVVELMEGDLLYFFSDGFPDQFGGSAGKKLCPTRFKQMLLSFYDRPIADQGQLLGDSLERWMNDQIQVDDVLVVGLKI
- the bcp gene encoding thioredoxin-dependent thiol peroxidase, producing the protein MSMLKPGDKAPEFSGKDQNGAPISLLDYKGKKLILYFYPKDNTPGCTAEACSLRDGYEELTKLGFDVVGVSADSEKSHQEFIGKFNLPFRLISDTSQEIIKAYGAWGEKKMYGKSYEGILRTTFVVGADGRIEKVFDKVKTADHVSQILSEMA
- the recA gene encoding recombinase RecA → MEPEKLEKQEKVEKPKKENGINAEKLKALQATLDKIEKDFGKGTIMRMGDKPFADVPTISAGSIALDIALGIGGYPRGRIVEIYGPESSGKTTLAIHAIAEAQKAGGIAAIIDAEHAFDRTYAEKLGVNLDNLFISQPDNGEQALEITDHLIRSGAIDIIVIDSVAALTPKAEIEGEMGESKMGLQARLMSQALRKLTANINKTNTCCIFINQLREKIGVMFGNPETTTGGNALKFYASVRVDIRRIGQLKDGEDSTGNRVRVKIIKNKMAPPFKKAEFDIMYGEGISKIGEIIDLGVELNIIKKSGSWFSYGETRLGQGRDAVKALLQDNPELSNELEVKIREALKVVA